A genomic region of Dreissena polymorpha isolate Duluth1 chromosome 4, UMN_Dpol_1.0, whole genome shotgun sequence contains the following coding sequences:
- the LOC127877658 gene encoding E3 ubiquitin-protein ligase MYCBP2-like isoform X1, producing the protein MKITIEDGILAKFKADVLVNSVNQMLMLKSGKTSGSILREAGPDIQKECARKYPNGIAFGDIAVTKAYKLQCKSVYHVAMPAWDTPFLDPHQILCQTVCNCLERAHADKMSSMALPALGCGFLNFPPDVVMDTISECVSKFEETRPKSTLNHVIIVIYNQGSDGQHIKQKFTTSQRRHHELSTKRLAAVKDFSITCRKETSQNACGRVLVCGHGCVGYKNEPKCPPCVHPTCYQKSSGLTQSGEDDCSICYTDELREAPVVMLQCGHLFHLHCTRRVLENKWVGHRLNFTFMLCPLCKVPIEHPVLDPTLAPLKVLRDDVTRKAVMRLKYEGLENSAHIVTPTSPFFKKPELYAMDHYSYYQCFKCQKAYFGGAALCEGGAADGDMKREELICPACAGPQMVQNCPTHGTDYIEYKCRYCCSVAIFFCFGNTHFCNTCHATPYHTKCAPCPAGPGGRQLTGKCPLGVRHAPNGEECCLGCGLCANLQSF; encoded by the exons ATGAAGATTACGATAGAAGATGGGATTCTTGCTAAGTTTAAG GCGGATGTGCTGGTCAACAGCGTTAATCAGATGCTGATGTTAAAGAGCGGAAAGACTTCCGGTTCCATACTTCGAGAGGCGGGCCCTGATATACAGAAGGAGTGCGCGCGCAAATACCCGAACGGGATCGCGTTCGGAGACATCGCCGTAACAAAGGCTTACAAACTTCAGTGCAAGAGCGTCTACCACGTGGCCATGCCGGCTTGGGACACGCCCTTTCTAGACCCACACCAG attctTTGCCAAACAGTTTGCAACTGTCTGGAACGCGCCCATGCTGATAAAATGTCCTCCATGGCTCTTCCGGCCCTCGGATGCGGATTTCTAAACTTCCCACCAGATGTTGTCATGGACACCATTTCCGAGTGCGTTTCGAAATTCGAAGAGACCAGACCTAAGAGTACACTGAACCACGTGATCATTGTTATATACAACCAAGGTAGCGACGGACAACATATCAAACAG AAATTTACAACCTCACAGAGACGGCACCACGAGTTATCAACAAAACGCCTCGCCGCTGTTAAAG ATTTTTCAATCACGTGCCGTAAAGAAACTAGTCAGAACGCTTGCGGGCGCGTGCTTGTGTGCGGTCACGGTTGTGTTGGGTACAAAAACGAGCCCAAGTGCCCGCCCTGTGTACACCCGACCTGTTACCAGAAATCATCAGGGCTAACACAGAGTGGGGAAGACGACTGCAGCATTTGCTACACGGATGAACTGAGAGAGGCGCCGGTTGTCATg TTGCAGTGTGGTCACTTGTTCCACCTGCACTGCACGCGCCGAGTACTTGAGAACAAGTGGGTCGGTCACAGGCTAAATTTCACCTTTATGTTGTGTCCTTTGTGTAAG GTGCCTATCGAGCACCCTGTTCTGGACCCTACCCTGGCCCCACTGAAGGTCCTACGTGATGACGTCACGCGGAAGGCAGTGATGCGCCTGAAGTACGAGGGGCTTGAGAACTCTGCCCATATTGTTACCCCTACCAGCCCTTTCTTTAAGAAACCCGAGCTGTACGCGATGGATCATTATTCCTACTACCAgtgttttaaatgtcaaaag GCGTATTTCGGGGGTGCGGCCCTGTGCGAGGGAGGGGCGGCTGATGGGGACATGAAGAGAGAGGAGCTGATATGCCCCGCCTGTGCGGGGCCGCAGATGGTGCAG AACTGTCCAACGCACGGCACTGACTACATCGAGTACAAATGTCGCTACTGTTGCAGCGTAGCAATCTTCTTCTGTTTCGGCAACACGCATTTCTGCAATACATGTCATGCGACACCGTATCATACCAAGTGTGCCCCCTGTCCCGCGGGTCCCGGGGGTCGACAGCTGACGGGGAAATGTCCCTTGGGAGTCAGGCATGCTCCAAACGGAGAGGAATGCTGTCTAGGATGCGGCTTGTGTGCAAATCTGCAGTCATTTTAG
- the LOC127877658 gene encoding E3 ubiquitin-protein ligase MYCBP2-like isoform X3: MKITIEDGILAKFKADVLVNSVNQMLMLKSGKTSGSILREAGPDIQKECARKYPNGIAFGDIAVTKAYKLQCKSVYHVAMPAWDTPFLDPHQILCQTVCNCLERAHADKMSSMALPALGCGFLNFPPDVVMDTISECVSKFEETRPKSTLNHVIIVIYNQGSDGQHIKQKFTTSQRRHHELSTKRLAAVKDFSITCRKETSQNACGRVLVCGHGCVGYKNEPKCPPCVHPTCYQKSSGLTQSGEDDCSICYTDELREAPVVMLQCGHLFHLHCTRRVLENKWVGHRLNFTFMLCPLCKAYFGGAALCEGGAADGDMKREELICPACAGPQMVQNCPTHGTDYIEYKCRYCCSVAIFFCFGNTHFCNTCHATPYHTKCAPCPAGPGGRQLTGKCPLGVRHAPNGEECCLGCGLCANLQSF; encoded by the exons ATGAAGATTACGATAGAAGATGGGATTCTTGCTAAGTTTAAG GCGGATGTGCTGGTCAACAGCGTTAATCAGATGCTGATGTTAAAGAGCGGAAAGACTTCCGGTTCCATACTTCGAGAGGCGGGCCCTGATATACAGAAGGAGTGCGCGCGCAAATACCCGAACGGGATCGCGTTCGGAGACATCGCCGTAACAAAGGCTTACAAACTTCAGTGCAAGAGCGTCTACCACGTGGCCATGCCGGCTTGGGACACGCCCTTTCTAGACCCACACCAG attctTTGCCAAACAGTTTGCAACTGTCTGGAACGCGCCCATGCTGATAAAATGTCCTCCATGGCTCTTCCGGCCCTCGGATGCGGATTTCTAAACTTCCCACCAGATGTTGTCATGGACACCATTTCCGAGTGCGTTTCGAAATTCGAAGAGACCAGACCTAAGAGTACACTGAACCACGTGATCATTGTTATATACAACCAAGGTAGCGACGGACAACATATCAAACAG AAATTTACAACCTCACAGAGACGGCACCACGAGTTATCAACAAAACGCCTCGCCGCTGTTAAAG ATTTTTCAATCACGTGCCGTAAAGAAACTAGTCAGAACGCTTGCGGGCGCGTGCTTGTGTGCGGTCACGGTTGTGTTGGGTACAAAAACGAGCCCAAGTGCCCGCCCTGTGTACACCCGACCTGTTACCAGAAATCATCAGGGCTAACACAGAGTGGGGAAGACGACTGCAGCATTTGCTACACGGATGAACTGAGAGAGGCGCCGGTTGTCATg TTGCAGTGTGGTCACTTGTTCCACCTGCACTGCACGCGCCGAGTACTTGAGAACAAGTGGGTCGGTCACAGGCTAAATTTCACCTTTATGTTGTGTCCTTTGTGTAAG GCGTATTTCGGGGGTGCGGCCCTGTGCGAGGGAGGGGCGGCTGATGGGGACATGAAGAGAGAGGAGCTGATATGCCCCGCCTGTGCGGGGCCGCAGATGGTGCAG AACTGTCCAACGCACGGCACTGACTACATCGAGTACAAATGTCGCTACTGTTGCAGCGTAGCAATCTTCTTCTGTTTCGGCAACACGCATTTCTGCAATACATGTCATGCGACACCGTATCATACCAAGTGTGCCCCCTGTCCCGCGGGTCCCGGGGGTCGACAGCTGACGGGGAAATGTCCCTTGGGAGTCAGGCATGCTCCAAACGGAGAGGAATGCTGTCTAGGATGCGGCTTGTGTGCAAATCTGCAGTCATTTTAG
- the LOC127877658 gene encoding E3 ubiquitin-protein ligase MYCBP2-like isoform X2 gives MNKKRKADVLVNSVNQMLMLKSGKTSGSILREAGPDIQKECARKYPNGIAFGDIAVTKAYKLQCKSVYHVAMPAWDTPFLDPHQILCQTVCNCLERAHADKMSSMALPALGCGFLNFPPDVVMDTISECVSKFEETRPKSTLNHVIIVIYNQGSDGQHIKQKFTTSQRRHHELSTKRLAAVKDFSITCRKETSQNACGRVLVCGHGCVGYKNEPKCPPCVHPTCYQKSSGLTQSGEDDCSICYTDELREAPVVMLQCGHLFHLHCTRRVLENKWVGHRLNFTFMLCPLCKVPIEHPVLDPTLAPLKVLRDDVTRKAVMRLKYEGLENSAHIVTPTSPFFKKPELYAMDHYSYYQCFKCQKAYFGGAALCEGGAADGDMKREELICPACAGPQMVQNCPTHGTDYIEYKCRYCCSVAIFFCFGNTHFCNTCHATPYHTKCAPCPAGPGGRQLTGKCPLGVRHAPNGEECCLGCGLCANLQSF, from the exons ATGAACAAAAAGAGAAAG GCGGATGTGCTGGTCAACAGCGTTAATCAGATGCTGATGTTAAAGAGCGGAAAGACTTCCGGTTCCATACTTCGAGAGGCGGGCCCTGATATACAGAAGGAGTGCGCGCGCAAATACCCGAACGGGATCGCGTTCGGAGACATCGCCGTAACAAAGGCTTACAAACTTCAGTGCAAGAGCGTCTACCACGTGGCCATGCCGGCTTGGGACACGCCCTTTCTAGACCCACACCAG attctTTGCCAAACAGTTTGCAACTGTCTGGAACGCGCCCATGCTGATAAAATGTCCTCCATGGCTCTTCCGGCCCTCGGATGCGGATTTCTAAACTTCCCACCAGATGTTGTCATGGACACCATTTCCGAGTGCGTTTCGAAATTCGAAGAGACCAGACCTAAGAGTACACTGAACCACGTGATCATTGTTATATACAACCAAGGTAGCGACGGACAACATATCAAACAG AAATTTACAACCTCACAGAGACGGCACCACGAGTTATCAACAAAACGCCTCGCCGCTGTTAAAG ATTTTTCAATCACGTGCCGTAAAGAAACTAGTCAGAACGCTTGCGGGCGCGTGCTTGTGTGCGGTCACGGTTGTGTTGGGTACAAAAACGAGCCCAAGTGCCCGCCCTGTGTACACCCGACCTGTTACCAGAAATCATCAGGGCTAACACAGAGTGGGGAAGACGACTGCAGCATTTGCTACACGGATGAACTGAGAGAGGCGCCGGTTGTCATg TTGCAGTGTGGTCACTTGTTCCACCTGCACTGCACGCGCCGAGTACTTGAGAACAAGTGGGTCGGTCACAGGCTAAATTTCACCTTTATGTTGTGTCCTTTGTGTAAG GTGCCTATCGAGCACCCTGTTCTGGACCCTACCCTGGCCCCACTGAAGGTCCTACGTGATGACGTCACGCGGAAGGCAGTGATGCGCCTGAAGTACGAGGGGCTTGAGAACTCTGCCCATATTGTTACCCCTACCAGCCCTTTCTTTAAGAAACCCGAGCTGTACGCGATGGATCATTATTCCTACTACCAgtgttttaaatgtcaaaag GCGTATTTCGGGGGTGCGGCCCTGTGCGAGGGAGGGGCGGCTGATGGGGACATGAAGAGAGAGGAGCTGATATGCCCCGCCTGTGCGGGGCCGCAGATGGTGCAG AACTGTCCAACGCACGGCACTGACTACATCGAGTACAAATGTCGCTACTGTTGCAGCGTAGCAATCTTCTTCTGTTTCGGCAACACGCATTTCTGCAATACATGTCATGCGACACCGTATCATACCAAGTGTGCCCCCTGTCCCGCGGGTCCCGGGGGTCGACAGCTGACGGGGAAATGTCCCTTGGGAGTCAGGCATGCTCCAAACGGAGAGGAATGCTGTCTAGGATGCGGCTTGTGTGCAAATCTGCAGTCATTTTAG